A part of Deinococcus aerius genomic DNA contains:
- the lysS gene encoding homocitrate synthase, with translation MTTDSPAPLIPAHSWAIIDSTLREGEQFARGNFKTGDKVEIARALDAFGVEFIEVTTPMVSAQTAQDIRQLTGLGLKARILTHVRCHMDDVRRAVDLGVDGLDLLFGTSSFLREFSHGKNIGQIIDTASEVIGWIKENRPDLQIRFSAEDTFRSEEADLMAVYRAVSDLGVHRVGLADTVGVATPRQVYTLVREVRKIIHAECGIEFHGHNDTGCAVSNAYEAIEAGATHIDTTILGIGERNGITPLGGFLARMFTFDPQGLIDKYNLGVLPELDRMIARMVDLPIPWNNYLTGEFAYNHKAGMHLKAIYLNPGAYEAIPPGVFGVGRRIQAASKVTGKHAIAYRARELGLHYGEDALRRVTDHIKALAEQDELDDAHLEQVLREWVSA, from the coding sequence ATGACGACAGACTCCCCGGCCCCCCTGATCCCCGCCCATTCCTGGGCCATCATCGACTCGACACTGCGGGAGGGCGAGCAGTTCGCGCGCGGGAACTTCAAAACGGGGGACAAGGTCGAGATCGCGCGGGCGCTCGACGCCTTCGGGGTGGAGTTCATCGAGGTCACCACGCCGATGGTGAGTGCGCAAACCGCGCAGGACATCCGGCAACTGACGGGGCTGGGCCTCAAGGCCCGCATCCTGACCCACGTGCGCTGCCACATGGACGACGTGCGGCGAGCGGTGGACCTCGGGGTGGACGGGCTGGACCTGCTGTTCGGCACGAGTTCCTTCCTGCGTGAATTCAGCCACGGCAAGAACATCGGGCAGATCATCGACACGGCGTCGGAAGTCATCGGCTGGATCAAGGAGAACCGCCCGGACCTCCAGATCCGCTTCAGCGCCGAGGACACCTTCCGCTCGGAGGAGGCGGACCTGATGGCCGTGTACCGCGCCGTCTCCGACCTGGGCGTTCACCGGGTCGGGCTGGCGGACACGGTGGGGGTCGCCACGCCGCGGCAGGTCTACACCCTCGTCCGCGAGGTGCGGAAAATCATTCACGCCGAATGCGGCATCGAGTTCCACGGGCACAACGACACGGGCTGCGCGGTCTCCAACGCCTACGAGGCCATCGAGGCGGGGGCCACGCACATCGACACGACCATCCTGGGCATCGGCGAGCGCAACGGGATCACGCCGCTGGGTGGCTTCCTGGCGCGGATGTTCACCTTCGACCCGCAGGGGCTGATCGACAAGTACAACCTGGGCGTGCTGCCCGAACTCGACCGCATGATCGCCCGGATGGTGGACCTGCCGATTCCCTGGAACAACTACCTGACCGGCGAATTCGCCTACAACCACAAGGCGGGGATGCACCTCAAGGCGATCTACCTCAACCCCGGGGCCTACGAGGCGATTCCGCCCGGCGTCTTCGGGGTGGGCCGCCGCATCCAGGCCGCGAGCAAGGTGACGGGCAAGCACGCCATCGCGTACAGGGCGCGTGAACTGGGCCTGCACTACGGGGAGGACGCCCTGCGCCGGGTGACCGACCACATCAAGGCCCTCGCCGAGCAGGACGAGCTGGACGACGCCCACCTGGAGCAGGTGCTGCGGGAGTGGGTGAGTGCGTAA
- a CDS encoding thioredoxin domain-containing protein, whose protein sequence is MNRLARETSPYLLQHADNPVDWWPWGEEAFAEARRRDVPVLLSVGYSTCHWCHVMAHESFEDEATAEYMNAHFVSVKVDREERPDVDSVYMTATQLMTGQGGWPMTVFLTPEGEPFYAGTYFPPEDRYGMPGFRRLLASVAHAWREDREKLAGNAQALSEHVREASRPRPAAGDLPPDFLSRGVENLRRVYDANLGGFGRAPKFPAPTTLDFLLTRPGGRDMALHTLRMMGRGGLYDQLGGGFHRYSVDDRWLVPHFEKMLYDNAQLTRTLLRAYQYTGDEDFARLARETLTYLEREMLSPQGGFYSAQDADTQGVEGLTFTWTPAEIREVLGEGPDTDLVLRLYNVTEEGNFLDPHRPEYGRRNVLHVPTPVADLARDLGESVEAFTTRLDAARARLLAAREQRPQPGTDDKVLTSWNGLALAAFADAGRILGEAHYLEIARRNADFVRGHLRLPDGTLRHTFKNGEARVEGLLEDHALYGLGLVALYQAGGDLAHLEWARELWGVVRRDFWDGEAGLFRSTGGRAETLLTRQAQGFDSAILSDNAAAALLGLWMSRYFGDEEAGRLARSVVRTYQSDMLAAPSGFGGLWQAAAFLEAPHVEVALIGTPPERAPLERVLARFPLPFAAIAPAERGEGLPVLEGRPGGGTAYVCVGHACDLPTRDPEVLAGQLARLG, encoded by the coding sequence ATGAACCGCCTCGCCCGGGAGACCAGCCCCTACCTCCTTCAGCACGCGGACAACCCGGTGGACTGGTGGCCCTGGGGCGAGGAGGCCTTTGCCGAGGCCCGGCGGCGGGACGTGCCGGTGCTGCTCTCGGTCGGGTATTCCACCTGTCACTGGTGCCACGTCATGGCCCACGAGAGCTTCGAGGACGAGGCGACGGCCGAGTACATGAACGCCCATTTCGTGAGCGTCAAGGTCGACCGCGAGGAGCGGCCCGACGTGGACAGCGTGTACATGACGGCCACCCAACTCATGACTGGGCAGGGCGGCTGGCCGATGACGGTGTTCCTGACGCCGGAGGGCGAGCCCTTCTATGCGGGCACCTACTTTCCCCCCGAGGACCGTTACGGGATGCCGGGCTTTCGCCGCCTGCTGGCGAGCGTGGCGCACGCCTGGCGGGAGGACCGGGAGAAGCTGGCCGGGAATGCCCAGGCCCTCAGCGAGCATGTCCGCGAGGCGAGCCGTCCCCGCCCGGCGGCGGGCGACCTCCCCCCCGACTTCCTGAGCCGGGGCGTCGAGAACCTGCGCCGGGTGTACGACGCCAACCTCGGGGGTTTCGGGCGGGCGCCCAAGTTCCCGGCGCCGACCACGCTGGATTTCTTACTGACGCGGCCTGGCGGGCGTGACATGGCGCTGCATACCCTGCGGATGATGGGGCGCGGCGGCCTCTACGACCAGCTTGGCGGCGGCTTTCACCGCTACTCGGTGGACGACCGCTGGCTGGTTCCGCACTTCGAGAAGATGCTGTACGACAACGCGCAACTGACGCGCACGCTGCTGAGGGCCTATCAGTACACGGGGGACGAGGACTTCGCCCGGTTGGCCCGCGAGACTCTCACGTATCTGGAACGCGAGATGCTGTCCCCGCAGGGCGGCTTCTACTCCGCCCAGGACGCCGACACGCAGGGGGTGGAGGGGCTGACCTTCACCTGGACGCCTGCCGAAATCCGGGAAGTGCTGGGGGAAGGACCGGATACCGACCTCGTGTTGCGCCTCTACAACGTGACCGAGGAGGGGAACTTCCTCGACCCGCATAGGCCCGAGTACGGGCGGCGGAACGTGCTGCACGTGCCCACCCCAGTCGCCGACCTCGCCCGCGACCTGGGCGAGAGCGTGGAGGCCTTTACCACGCGGCTGGACGCGGCCCGCGCCCGGCTCCTCGCCGCGCGGGAGCAGCGCCCCCAGCCCGGCACCGACGACAAGGTGCTGACCTCGTGGAACGGCTTGGCGCTCGCCGCCTTCGCGGACGCGGGGCGGATTCTGGGGGAGGCGCATTATCTGGAAATCGCTCGCCGCAACGCCGACTTCGTGCGCGGTCATCTACGCCTGCCCGACGGGACGCTGAGGCACACCTTCAAGAACGGGGAAGCGCGGGTGGAGGGGCTGCTGGAGGACCACGCGCTGTACGGCCTGGGGCTGGTCGCGCTGTACCAGGCGGGCGGCGACCTGGCCCACCTGGAGTGGGCGCGCGAACTCTGGGGGGTCGTGCGCCGCGACTTCTGGGACGGGGAGGCGGGCCTCTTCCGCTCGACGGGGGGCCGGGCCGAGACGCTGCTGACCCGTCAGGCCCAGGGCTTCGACTCCGCCATCCTCAGCGACAACGCCGCCGCCGCGCTCCTGGGCCTGTGGATGAGCCGCTACTTCGGCGACGAGGAGGCCGGGCGCCTGGCCCGCTCCGTCGTCCGCACCTACCAGTCCGATATGCTCGCCGCCCCGAGCGGCTTCGGGGGGCTGTGGCAGGCCGCCGCCTTCCTCGAAGCGCCCCACGTGGAGGTCGCCCTGATCGGCACGCCGCCGGAACGTGCGCCGCTGGAGCGCGTCCTCGCCCGCTTCCCCCTGCCCTTCGCGGCTATTGCGCCCGCCGAACGCGGCGAGGGGCTGCCCGTGCTGGAGGGTAGGCCGGGGGGAGGCACCGCCTACGTCTGCGTGGGCCACGCCTGCGACCTCCCCACCCGCGACCCGGAGGTGCTGGCGGGGCAGTTGGCGAGGTTGGGCTGA
- a CDS encoding Gfo/Idh/MocA family protein, producing the protein MPERLRVAIVGSAARSDYLYGPLVRGLTDQVELVGVWGRSEGSARRLGESLGTPWFTDLATLMRETGAQIGIVSVAYAANGQVGLMAVEHGLHVLLETPIAHDLAEADAIIRAAKSRSLKVEVAEQFHRRPLEQIKLKLIQSGVFGRVYSSFNDFAGHGYHGVSVMRSYLGFDARPVRVVGLVRDYHLAPHWSFLANTRGERTETQEHGLVEFEGGQIGVFHWTSVGYDSALRWWRSSRFLAEKGMGITVGLGHDLDERLSLLTPDGEAPQFITLERRLERNDGGALRSIVAHTDDPVHPTAIWENPFQPARKGHGPQWHDDEIGVASCLMSLVDAVRTGSQPTYGAEQARLDQEIVLALQRSSQLGGQPVELPLER; encoded by the coding sequence ATGCCTGAACGACTCCGGGTCGCCATCGTGGGCAGCGCCGCCCGCTCCGACTACCTCTATGGCCCGCTCGTGCGTGGCCTGACCGATCAGGTCGAACTCGTCGGCGTGTGGGGCCGCAGCGAAGGATCGGCGCGTCGGCTGGGGGAAAGCCTGGGAACGCCCTGGTTCACGGACCTGGCCACGCTGATGCGGGAGACGGGGGCACAGATCGGCATCGTCTCGGTGGCCTACGCGGCCAACGGGCAGGTCGGGCTGATGGCGGTCGAGCACGGGCTGCACGTCCTGCTGGAAACACCCATAGCCCATGATCTGGCCGAGGCGGACGCGATCATCCGGGCGGCCAAGAGCCGGAGCCTCAAGGTCGAGGTGGCCGAGCAGTTCCACCGCCGCCCGCTGGAACAGATCAAATTGAAGCTGATTCAGTCGGGGGTGTTCGGGCGGGTCTACTCCTCCTTCAACGACTTCGCGGGGCACGGTTACCACGGCGTGAGCGTGATGCGGAGCTACCTGGGCTTTGACGCCCGGCCCGTGCGGGTGGTCGGGCTGGTGCGGGACTACCACCTGGCGCCCCACTGGTCATTCCTGGCGAACACCCGGGGCGAGCGCACCGAGACGCAGGAACATGGCCTGGTCGAGTTCGAGGGCGGGCAGATCGGCGTCTTCCACTGGACGAGCGTGGGCTACGACTCGGCCCTGCGCTGGTGGCGCTCCAGCCGCTTCCTGGCGGAAAAGGGCATGGGGATCACGGTCGGCCTGGGTCACGACCTCGACGAACGCCTGAGCCTGCTGACCCCCGACGGCGAGGCGCCGCAGTTCATTACCCTGGAGCGGCGCCTGGAACGCAACGACGGCGGGGCGCTGCGCTCCATCGTCGCCCACACGGATGATCCGGTCCATCCCACCGCCATTTGGGAAAACCCCTTCCAGCCCGCCCGCAAGGGCCACGGCCCCCAGTGGCACGACGACGAGATCGGGGTGGCGAGTTGCCTGATGAGCCTGGTCGACGCGGTGCGGACCGGGAGTCAACCGACGTACGGGGCCGAACAGGCGCGGCTGGACCAGGAAATTGTGCTGGCATTGCAGCGGTCGTCGCAGCTTGGCGGGCAGCCGGTGGAGTTGCCTTTGGAGCGGTGA
- a CDS encoding MATE family efflux transporter, producing MLGAHLRDILRLALPASFEAVIQLLFNFLAQLIVATLGATAVAAVGFSNNVTMMAIFTLATLGSGAGIIVARAYGAGDREAVARTAGTALLLSTAVTLVLVAVLHTFARPVLAALGAPADLSEAATPFFQVALLGVPLIVLSVVAGNVLRSLERPRIPMVATFFAAAVNVAVGYALVRGFAGFPRLGLVGAAWGALAGQALRVVLLGWFLYGPRGVIAPAWSGLGRGGRVLIGELLNLSLPLAATQLAWSGGNLLYALFLARLGTSVLAGVQIGYTIEGIFIVASSGLVPAATALIGQAVGQGDAGLARERARAVERFGLITGVAFGALFALSALALPALYPSVGEEVRRIALATILVNAAVQVVKVANLVRGGGVLPSGSDTRGVLMGDAISAFAVGLPLAWLLAFGLGLGVWGVLLARVLEEVVKVAIFTWRRRKLSWREVVEGQANLTPAAAD from the coding sequence GTGCTCGGCGCTCATCTACGCGACATCCTGCGGCTGGCCCTGCCCGCGAGTTTCGAGGCGGTCATCCAACTGCTGTTCAATTTTCTGGCCCAACTCATCGTGGCGACCCTGGGCGCGACGGCGGTGGCGGCGGTCGGCTTTTCCAACAACGTCACCATGATGGCGATCTTCACGCTGGCGACCCTGGGCTCCGGGGCGGGCATCATCGTCGCCCGCGCGTACGGGGCCGGGGACCGGGAAGCGGTGGCGCGGACGGCGGGCACGGCGCTGCTGCTCTCCACCGCCGTCACGCTCGTCCTGGTCGCCGTGTTGCACACATTCGCGCGTCCGGTGCTGGCCGCCCTGGGCGCCCCGGCGGACCTGTCGGAGGCCGCCACGCCCTTTTTCCAGGTCGCGCTGCTGGGCGTGCCCCTGATCGTTCTCAGCGTGGTCGCGGGCAACGTCCTGCGCTCGCTGGAGCGGCCCCGCATTCCCATGGTCGCCACCTTCTTCGCGGCGGCGGTGAACGTGGCCGTGGGGTACGCGCTGGTGCGTGGGTTCGCCGGGTTTCCCCGTCTGGGGCTGGTCGGCGCGGCCTGGGGCGCACTCGCCGGGCAGGCGCTGCGGGTGGTCCTGCTGGGCTGGTTCCTGTACGGGCCGCGCGGCGTCATCGCCCCGGCGTGGTCGGGTCTGGGGCGCGGGGGCCGGGTCCTGATCGGCGAACTGCTGAACCTGTCGCTGCCCCTGGCCGCCACCCAGCTTGCCTGGAGCGGCGGCAACCTGCTGTACGCGCTCTTTCTCGCCCGGCTGGGCACCTCGGTCCTGGCGGGGGTGCAGATCGGGTACACCATCGAGGGCATCTTCATCGTGGCGTCCTCGGGTCTGGTGCCCGCCGCGACCGCGCTGATCGGGCAGGCGGTCGGCCAGGGGGACGCCGGGCTGGCACGGGAGCGGGCCCGGGCGGTGGAGCGGTTCGGCCTCATCACGGGCGTGGCCTTCGGCGCGCTGTTCGCCCTCTCGGCGCTGGCCTTGCCCGCCCTGTACCCCAGTGTCGGCGAGGAGGTCCGCCGGATCGCCCTCGCCACGATCCTGGTCAATGCCGCCGTGCAGGTCGTGAAGGTTGCGAACCTGGTGCGCGGCGGCGGGGTGCTGCCCTCGGGAAGCGACACGCGCGGGGTCCTGATGGGGGACGCGATCAGCGCCTTCGCGGTCGGCCTGCCGCTAGCGTGGCTCCTCGCCTTCGGGCTGGGCCTGGGCGTGTGGGGCGTGCTCCTCGCCCGAGTGCTGGAGGAGGTCGTGAAGGTCGCCATCTTCACCTGGCGCAGGCGTAAGCTCTCGTGGCGGGAGGTAGTGGAGGGGCAGGCAAACCTTACCCCTGCGGCGGCGGACTGA
- a CDS encoding benzoate/H(+) symporter BenE family transporter, translated as MTALTDLRRDASGSAVTAGFVAVVVGAASSIGLLVGAARDFGLTHGQTVSWVLACYLAISVSGAVLTWRHRAPVKMAWTTPGLALVASLAASHGLHYPEVLGAYVLSALIMTGLGVTGAFERVTSRIPPALANALLAGVLLPFVLGAFRALPQAPVPVGGMLLVFLAGRVWFTRWAVPAALIAGAGLSLAVGAVGPVAGGGLGTLVWTTPQFSLRGVLTLALPMTVLTLASQQLPGVAVLRTCGFARVPTSPLITWSGVASLLSAPFGAHTTNLAAITAAIAAGEEAHPDPDRRWIAGLSAAFFYLTLGVFAGWVVGAVGAVPAPVVAALAGLALVSTTLSSVTAALNTERGREAAFLTLAVTASGVTFLGVGSAVWGLLLGGGLRWALGRK; from the coding sequence GTGACGGCCCTGACGGACCTGCGCCGGGACGCCTCGGGCTCGGCGGTGACGGCGGGCTTCGTCGCCGTGGTGGTGGGCGCGGCGAGCAGCATTGGCCTGCTGGTGGGCGCGGCGCGCGACTTCGGGCTGACGCACGGGCAGACGGTGAGCTGGGTGCTGGCGTGCTACCTGGCGATCAGCGTCTCGGGCGCCGTGCTGACCTGGCGCCACCGGGCCCCCGTCAAGATGGCCTGGACGACACCGGGCCTCGCGCTCGTCGCCAGCCTGGCGGCCTCGCATGGGCTGCACTACCCAGAGGTTCTGGGCGCCTACGTGCTCAGCGCCCTCATCATGACGGGGCTGGGCGTGACGGGCGCCTTCGAGCGGGTCACCTCGCGCATCCCGCCCGCGCTGGCGAACGCACTGCTGGCCGGGGTGCTGCTGCCCTTCGTGCTGGGCGCCTTCCGGGCGCTGCCCCAGGCACCGGTGCCGGTGGGCGGAATGCTGCTGGTCTTCCTGGCGGGACGGGTGTGGTTCACGCGATGGGCGGTTCCGGCAGCGCTGATCGCGGGGGCGGGGCTCTCGCTGGCGGTGGGGGCCGTGGGGCCGGTGGCGGGTGGAGGCCTGGGCACGCTCGTCTGGACCACGCCACAGTTCAGCCTGCGCGGGGTGCTGACCCTCGCGCTGCCCATGACGGTGCTGACGCTGGCCTCACAGCAGCTTCCGGGGGTGGCGGTGCTGCGAACTTGCGGCTTCGCGCGGGTGCCGACCTCGCCGCTGATCACGTGGTCGGGCGTGGCGAGCCTGCTCTCGGCCCCCTTCGGGGCGCACACGACGAACCTCGCGGCGATCACGGCGGCCATCGCGGCGGGCGAGGAGGCGCACCCCGACCCGGACCGGCGGTGGATCGCGGGGCTGAGCGCGGCCTTTTTCTACCTGACCCTGGGTGTGTTCGCGGGCTGGGTGGTCGGGGCGGTGGGGGCCGTTCCCGCGCCCGTGGTGGCGGCACTCGCCGGGCTGGCCCTCGTGTCCACGACCCTGTCGAGCGTCACGGCGGCCCTGAATACGGAACGTGGGCGCGAGGCGGCCTTCCTCACCCTGGCGGTCACCGCGAGCGGGGTGACGTTCCTGGGCGTGGGGAGCGCGGTGTGGGGGCTGCTGCTGGGCGGGGGGCTGCGCTGGGCACTGGGGCGGAAGTAG
- a CDS encoding transglutaminase-like domain-containing protein has translation MPQPDVQTDPGATPIDQPTRVRAGFSLTFDVPYATPMLFVVQPQDRLGATGTRQRILDQRPLGAAAGIHTYTDTHGNLVWRTLAEPGQFTIGHDLIAEVTRRPDPVLPNLRKHLVEELPDETITYLLPSRYVDSDLVSSEAWTRFGNIQGGWAQVQAICDFLQDECVYASGSNSSTTARQALDSKRAVCRDFAHMGVAFCRALNIPARYVCGYLPDIEFDSGDVPMDFHAWFEAFLDGQWRTFDARHNVPRIGRVLIAQGRDASDVAFATTFGSARLTNMLVWADETDERMTLDDPPRPRF, from the coding sequence ATGCCCCAGCCCGACGTTCAGACTGACCCCGGGGCCACCCCGATTGACCAGCCCACTCGCGTCCGGGCGGGCTTTTCCCTCACCTTCGACGTGCCGTACGCCACCCCCATGCTGTTCGTGGTGCAGCCGCAGGACCGTCTGGGTGCCACGGGCACCCGCCAGCGCATCCTCGACCAGCGGCCCCTGGGCGCGGCGGCGGGCATCCACACCTACACCGACACGCACGGCAACCTCGTCTGGCGCACGCTCGCCGAGCCCGGGCAGTTCACCATCGGCCACGACCTGATCGCGGAGGTAACGCGCAGGCCCGATCCCGTCCTCCCCAACCTCCGCAAGCATCTGGTGGAGGAGTTGCCTGACGAGACGATCACGTACCTCCTCCCCAGCCGCTACGTGGACAGCGACCTGGTGAGCAGCGAGGCGTGGACCCGCTTCGGCAACATTCAGGGGGGCTGGGCGCAGGTCCAGGCGATCTGCGACTTCCTGCAAGACGAGTGCGTGTACGCCTCGGGCAGCAATTCCAGCACGACCGCCCGCCAGGCACTGGACAGCAAGCGGGCCGTGTGCCGCGACTTCGCCCACATGGGGGTCGCCTTCTGCCGCGCGCTGAACATCCCCGCCCGCTACGTGTGCGGCTACCTGCCCGACATCGAGTTCGACTCCGGCGACGTTCCCATGGACTTCCACGCCTGGTTCGAGGCGTTCCTGGACGGGCAGTGGCGCACCTTCGACGCCCGCCACAACGTCCCCCGCATCGGCCGCGTGCTGATCGCCCAGGGCCGCGACGCGAGCGACGTGGCCTTCGCCACCACCTTCGGGTCCGCCCGCCTGACGAACATGCTCGTCTGGGCCGACGAGACCGACGAGCGGATGACGCTGGACGACCCGCCGAGGCCACGGTTTTAA
- a CDS encoding cysteine desulfurase-like protein, whose product MDLDAIRAQFPPLASGRAYLDNAAGGLLPSRAIAAITEHLSRYGATNAMPGHRPGQEILALKGRAREATALFLNAQPEDVALGPSATALAFRLAAAFARLWGPGDEVILSGLEHEANASPWRELERVGVKVHVWHARQPDMQLHPDDLAALLSPRTRLVAVTAASNVLGVSVDIPAVAAQVRAAGAWTVVDAVHAAPHAFPDVGAWGADFVMFSPYKVWGPHLGALWVSPEHRPHLPWPRLSFVPEGDITGLEYGTPQFELLAGWLGTLDYLRELGGHGTLSREALEAASACIRELEEPVAQRLLNGLLGIPGVTVYGPQTMEGRIGTVAFRVEGEAPELTAARLSADGVDVAAGHFYAVQPLRDLGLYPQGVVRASIGHYTSLEDVERLLAGI is encoded by the coding sequence ATGGACCTCGACGCCATCCGCGCTCAGTTCCCGCCCCTCGCCTCGGGCCGCGCCTACCTCGACAATGCGGCGGGCGGCCTGCTCCCCTCACGGGCCATCGCCGCGATCACCGAGCACCTCAGCCGCTACGGGGCCACGAATGCCATGCCGGGGCACCGGCCGGGGCAGGAGATTCTGGCGCTGAAGGGGCGCGCGCGGGAGGCCACCGCCCTCTTCCTGAACGCGCAGCCCGAGGACGTGGCGCTCGGCCCCAGTGCCACTGCCCTCGCCTTCCGGCTGGCCGCCGCCTTCGCCCGGCTGTGGGGCCCTGGCGACGAGGTGATCCTGAGCGGCCTGGAGCACGAGGCGAACGCGAGCCCCTGGCGCGAGCTGGAGAGGGTGGGGGTGAAAGTTCACGTCTGGCACGCCCGGCAGCCCGACATGCAACTTCATCCAGATGACCTCGCGGCCCTGCTCTCGCCCCGCACGCGGCTGGTGGCGGTGACGGCGGCGAGCAACGTCCTCGGGGTGAGCGTGGACATTCCGGCGGTCGCGGCGCAGGTCCGCGCGGCGGGGGCGTGGACGGTGGTGGACGCCGTTCACGCTGCCCCGCACGCCTTTCCCGATGTGGGGGCCTGGGGCGCGGACTTCGTGATGTTCAGCCCCTACAAGGTCTGGGGGCCGCACCTAGGGGCGCTGTGGGTCTCGCCGGAGCACCGCCCCCACCTCCCCTGGCCGCGGCTGAGCTTCGTGCCGGAGGGCGACATCACCGGGCTGGAGTACGGCACGCCCCAGTTCGAGCTGCTCGCCGGATGGCTGGGCACCCTGGACTACCTGCGCGAACTCGGCGGGCACGGGACGCTGAGCCGCGAGGCGCTGGAAGCCGCCTCGGCCTGCATCCGGGAACTGGAGGAGCCCGTCGCCCAACGCCTCCTGAACGGCCTGCTGGGTATCCCGGGCGTCACGGTCTACGGCCCGCAGACGATGGAGGGCCGCATCGGCACCGTCGCCTTCCGGGTGGAGGGCGAGGCGCCCGAGCTGACCGCCGCCCGGCTCTCGGCGGACGGGGTGGACGTGGCGGCGGGGCACTTCTACGCCGTGCAGCCGCTGAGGGATTTGGGCCTGTACCCGCAGGGGGTGGTGCGCGCCAGCATCGGGCACTACACGAGCCTGGAGGACGTGGAGCGGCTGCTGGCGGGCATTTGA
- a CDS encoding PhzF family phenazine biosynthesis protein: MTSTETSARYRVLSPPGSGGGKTVTVFPDASGDLQARAAGSGTPLSVFIESADAAGVTLRVFTPTREKGSSDSGALAALSFLQAQGAVLDVVDVTMGGEVVPAQLCGGEWLLRQGDVTVREVGADLSPIGLTGGTAWIASAGRPNLAVEVPDLATLDDFAPDVDAIASLNRTTDTTGLILFTMGGPNRADVSFRAFGPLRGFQEDGASSNMFACLVGVLGDLGRLPTTTNMIRGAQRRLGAPSRLTAQFTLEPDGVSDVWVGGRAERLDS, translated from the coding sequence ATGACCTCGACCGAGACATCCGCCCGTTATCGCGTCCTCTCCCCGCCCGGCTCCGGGGGCGGCAAAACCGTCACCGTCTTCCCCGACGCCTCCGGCGACCTCCAGGCGCGTGCGGCGGGGTCCGGCACCCCCCTCTCCGTCTTCATCGAGTCGGCGGACGCGGCGGGCGTCACGCTCCGGGTCTTTACCCCCACCCGCGAGAAGGGCAGTTCGGACTCCGGGGCGCTCGCGGCCCTCTCCTTCCTGCAAGCTCAGGGCGCCGTGCTCGACGTGGTGGACGTGACGATGGGCGGGGAAGTCGTGCCCGCGCAACTGTGCGGCGGCGAGTGGCTGCTGCGCCAGGGGGACGTGACGGTGCGGGAGGTGGGGGCAGACCTCTCCCCCATCGGCCTGACGGGGGGAACCGCGTGGATCGCCTCGGCGGGGCGCCCGAACCTGGCCGTGGAGGTCCCCGACCTGGCCACACTGGACGACTTCGCCCCGGATGTGGACGCCATCGCCTCCCTGAACCGGACGACCGACACGACGGGCCTGATCCTCTTCACGATGGGCGGGCCGAACCGGGCGGACGTGAGCTTCCGGGCGTTCGGGCCGCTGAGGGGCTTTCAGGAGGACGGGGCGAGCAGCAACATGTTCGCCTGCCTCGTCGGGGTGCTGGGGGACCTGGGACGGCTCCCCACGACCACGAACATGATTCGGGGGGCACAGCGGAGACTAGGGGCTCCCTCGCGGCTGACGGCCCAGTTCACGCTCGAACCGGATGGCGTGTCGGACGTGTGGGTGGGGGGCCGGGCGGAGCGGCTGGACTCGTGA
- a CDS encoding aldo/keto reductase translates to MHKRALGRTGLQVTEIGYGAWGIGADMWKGAQDDESLNALRRYIELGGNFIDTAMGYGNGHSERLVGQVVRDNPGIYVATKISPKNGQWPAAPGTTADQAFPGEYMIRMTEASLERLGLPAIDVQQLHVWNDSWLGQGDWQDAAAQLKRDGKIRHFGISINDHQPDNAVKAVEAGAVETVQVIYNVFDQSPQDRLLDACQANGVGVIVRVALDEGSLTGHITPETTFPQGDWRNNYFGGNRKTELQEHLRAIESDLGITTEQLPETALRFVLSHPAVSTVIVGMRSVRNVERNAVLADGRGLPAEQVQKLYGHRWERNWYNAAD, encoded by the coding sequence ATGCACAAGAGGGCGCTGGGCCGCACCGGCCTGCAGGTGACCGAGATCGGCTACGGGGCGTGGGGCATCGGGGCCGACATGTGGAAGGGGGCGCAGGACGACGAGAGCCTGAACGCCCTGCGCCGCTACATTGAACTGGGCGGCAACTTCATCGACACGGCGATGGGGTACGGGAACGGCCACAGCGAGCGGCTGGTGGGCCAGGTGGTTCGCGACAATCCGGGTATTTATGTCGCCACCAAGATCAGCCCCAAGAACGGGCAGTGGCCCGCCGCGCCGGGAACGACCGCCGACCAGGCCTTCCCGGGCGAGTACATGATCCGCATGACCGAGGCCAGCCTGGAACGCCTCGGCCTGCCCGCCATCGATGTGCAGCAGCTTCACGTCTGGAACGACTCTTGGCTGGGGCAGGGGGACTGGCAGGACGCGGCGGCGCAGCTCAAGCGCGACGGCAAGATCCGGCACTTCGGTATCTCCATCAACGACCACCAGCCGGACAACGCCGTCAAGGCTGTCGAGGCGGGCGCGGTAGAGACGGTGCAGGTCATCTACAACGTCTTCGATCAGTCGCCGCAGGACCGCCTGCTCGACGCCTGCCAGGCGAATGGGGTCGGGGTCATTGTCCGTGTCGCGCTCGACGAGGGGAGCCTGACCGGGCACATCACGCCGGAGACGACCTTTCCGCAGGGTGACTGGCGCAACAACTACTTTGGCGGCAACCGCAAGACGGAATTGCAGGAGCACCTGCGTGCCATCGAGTCGGACCTGGGGATCACGACGGAGCAACTGCCGGAGACGGCGCTGCGGTTCGTGTTGAGTCACCCAGCCGTCAGCACGGTCATCGTGGGAATGAGGAGCGTGCGGAACGTGGAGCGTAACGCTGTCCTTGCCGATGGGCGGGGGCTTCCCGCCGAGCAGGTGCAGAAGCTGTACGGGCACCGCTGGGAGCGGAATTGGTACAACGCGGCGGATTGA